In a single window of the Panthera uncia isolate 11264 chromosome B2 unlocalized genomic scaffold, Puncia_PCG_1.0 HiC_scaffold_25, whole genome shotgun sequence genome:
- the LOC125908480 gene encoding olfactory receptor 2H2-like, translating to MITVCNDSHSDFILLGFSEKPYLEKILFWVVLIFYCLTLAGNMVIILVSSKDPKLHIPMYFFLCNLSLLDLSFTSSCVPQMLVNFWGPEKTISYIGCAFQLYVFLWLGATECVLLVVMAMDRYVAVCHPLQYTAIMHPKFCLQLAILAWGAGLVQSLVQSPATLQLPFCSHRRVDDIVCEVPALIQASSADTTYNEIQMSIASIIFLVLPLVIILSSYGAVAKAVLRIKSAAGQRKAFSTCTSHLLVVSLFYGTVTAVYLQPKNRYAQEQGKFLTLFYTVATPALNPLIYTLRNREVKGALIRLGRRTWDSQNN from the coding sequence ATGATCACAGTTTGCAATGACAGCCACAGTGATTTCATCCTCCTGGGCTTCTCTGAGAAGCCATATTTGGAGAAGATACTCTTCTGGGTTGTTCTGATCTTTTATTGTTTGACTCTTGCAGGAAATATGGTCATTATTCTTGTTTCCTCAAAGGACCCTAAACTCCACATtcccatgtatttctttctttgcaacCTTTCCCTGCTAGACCTCTCTTTCACCAGCAGCTGTGTTCCGCAGATGTTAGTTAATTTCTGGGGTCCAGAGAAGACCATCAGCTACATTGGCTGTGCTTTTCAACTCTATGTCTTCTTATGGCTTGGGGCCACCGAATGTGTCCTTCTTGTGGTCATGGCTATGGACCGCTATGTGGCAGTGTGTCACCCGCTGCAATATACTGCTATCATGCACCCCAAATTTTGTCTGCAGCTGGCCATCCTTGCATGGGGGGCTGGCCTGGTTCAGTCCCTGGTCCAGTCTCCTGCCACCCTCCAGTTACCCTTCTGCTCCCACCGCAGGGTGGATGACATTGTGTGTGAAGTCCCAGCCCTGATTCAGGCTTCCAGTGCAGACACAACCTACAATGAAATCCAGATGTCCATAGCTAGTATCATTTTTCTGGTGCTACCCCTGGTCATCATCCTTTCCTCATACGGGGCTGTTGCTAAGGCTGTGCTGAGAATAAAGTCAGCTGCAGGGCAGCGGAAGGCATTCAGCACCTGCACTTCTCACCTTCTTGTGGTGTCCCTCTTCTATGGCACAGTGACAGCTGTCTATCTCCAACCCAAGAACCGCTATGCTCAAGAACAGGGCAAGTTCCTCACCCTTTTCTACACCGTTGCAACCCCAGCACTTAATCCACTCATCTACACTCTAAGGAACAGGGAGGTCAAGGGGGCACTAATAAGACTGGGGAGGAGGACTTGGGATTCCCAGAATAACTGA